GCAAAGGTGTGTAAAGAATTTGACGATTATAGCGATTTTTGTGGTAATAATTAGCACTATCGGTTAAGTTAATAATACTATCAGTTAACCAATGGGATTTAGAGGAATCTAAATAAGCTATTTCTAAGTCACAGTAAATGGTTGGAAAAAAGCCATAGATTTTACCACCTGGTTTAAGAACCTGATAAAATTCTCGAATCATTTGACGGTTTTTTAGATCATCATCAGAAACTACGGCATTGACAACGATTACATAATCAAATTTACTTTTCCAATCAGACTTTTGTTCTGTTAATTTGGTGGAATCAGCTTCTTCAAAAACGAATTGGTCTGCTTTTAGGTTCAACTTTCTAGAAAATTCTTGCAAATTTTCTTGACCTTTACTAATCGCATTTGAGGAAAAGTCAGTACAAAAAATTTGTTGAATCTTCGGACAAAATTCTAGTAATTTTTTTTGTATATAAACTTCAGAACCACAGCCAGGAATTAAAACTTGAATATCAGGTGAGTTAGGAATATCAAAATTAGGCACTCGCACTGAAGGATGTATAATGGCTTCACAAAGGTTTGTGTCTGGCGTGACACTGAAGATATGCTTTTCGTAGTCTTTGTGAATTTCGTCCCAGGAAAGTTTTTCTTGTTCAGTAGGTTTGGAAGTGAAGTGACGGGGAATTAGCCACTTATAATCATTCGCATTTTTTCGTTTTTGATTTTTAGTGAATGCCTCGACAATTTCACCATTTGCTTGCACTTCTGCCAGCATTGCATGACCTAAAAGTAAGCTGAGAAATGGCTCAATTACTTTTGGTGAAATTCCCGGAATTTGGGCAGATATTTGATCAAGAGTTTGGGGAATACTGAGTAAAGAAACTAATGCTCCTCCGCGCCAGTCGAGGACAATTTCTGCGGGAGAATAAGAGGATTTTAAGATGATTTTTCCCTGATTTTGGTGGGAAACAGCGAAGCGAGAGAGGATGTATTTATTTTCTGGTGCTACTTTTAGTTGGGGAAATTCATAATTGCTAGTAACGGGAATCGCTGTGGCAATTTTATCTCCATCGACGACTAAGTAATGGCTAATCCAGCCAAGATTAATTAGCTTTTTGAGATGGTGAATAAATTTTATTCTTGCTTCAAAACCATCTTTATCCAATACAAATTGTTTAAGTTCGGCGGCTGTAATTTCGGCTTTTTTTAAAGATTCTAGGGCATAGATTAGCCCTGGTTGAGCATTTTTAAAAGTGAGTTGGCGCTCTCCTGATACAAGGGTTATTTGTTCGCTTTCGTTGGGTGCAATTAGGAGAACGTCTTTGTTGAATGAAAGTAAAAATTCTGCTGACATTTAATTTATTGTTGAAGATAAAGTTTTAATAGTGTTGACAGATGCCCCGCAAACCTCGCAATTTACAACCAGGATACTGCTACCACATCACTATTCGTTGCAATAACCGGGAATTTAATCTCGCGCAACGGCAATGTCGTTTGACTGATGATGATTTAACTCAGTGGCATCCCGCATTTTTGCAGTTGGGTAAGAGTTTAGAGGAATACGCCCAGAGATATCGGGGTTTCTGTCAGAAATACAAGGGGAAAAAGAAACCAGCAGGTAAAAAATCTCACTGGGGAAACAAGTTACTCGCTGGTTTTTCCTTTTCTCAGTACCAGATATCGAAAAAAGCCGTTGAACAGGCTATTGTGGAACAGTTTATCCTGGCAAATCAAGCGTTTTACGGGCGGGTAAGGGCAGTTGGTTTCAAAAATCTTACCTGAAATGTGTTGATGATTCTAGGACGAGACGAAACTACTCCTCATCTCATCTATTGAGCATATGTCTGCACCCCCAACCCTTGCCCCGGTTTTCCTCCCGCCACCTTTTCCAAAGCCTCTTCTTCCAGTTCCTCGTCGGCGGCTGCAATGATTTCTTGATACTTTGCGGCAGCTTCTTCGGCTGTAAACTCATACCCATGCTTTGCTCCCACCCAGACAAAGGCGTTAGCTGCTTCCATATCTTCTTTGCCTTCTAGGGCTGTGTTTACCTCTTGTTGCAAAGCTGCGTCTGTATTTACTTTGGTGAAAAATTCTAAAGCTTGTTGACTCATTTGATTTCTACCTTTAAATAAATGATTGTTTATCTGATTCTTCAAGAATAGAGTGATATGTTATTCACACACAACTGTATTTACACTGGATCAAATCTGAGGATTCTGATGGGATTGCTGGTGAATAATTCTGTCGCACTTGATGCAATTTTTAGAGTTTTAACTAAGTGAGTTCAAGGCGATTGAATGGAAATAAAATTAGAGAAAGTGCGATCGCATTTTAGGTTGTGCAGAGATACGAAGGCGATCGCCCTTGAGAGGTTGTTTGAAAAGTGGCGTTGCATAATAAGGTATGAATATAGGGTGCTAAAACATGAATTGTCCTGAATGTGGCTCTCATCATATCCGTAGAAATGGGATAAAAGAAGAATGTATTCGGATGTATCTCAATGGTATGGGTTTTCGAGCTATTGAAAGAGTTAAAGGAGTCCACCACACGACAATTATTAGTTGGGTAAAACAACTGGGTCAAAATTTACCAGATGCACCACCAATCGAGGAAATTCTGGAAGTTGGAGAACTCGATGAATTAGAAACTTTTGTTAGCTCAAAAAAAACAAAATTTGGCTATGGACAGCAGTAAATCATTTTCAAGAAGGTATTTTGGCTTGGGTGTTGGGAGACTACAGCGCAGAAACTTTCAAGCCTTTATGGGATATAGTATGCTGCTGCAATTGTTATTTTTATGTTACTGACGGATTAATGTTTACCCTCAGTTTATTGATTCAGGCGATCAGATTGTGAGTAAAATTTATATGACTAGAGTAGAAGGTGAAAACACCCGTTTACGTCATTATTTAGCACGACTGCAAAGCCTACGGCACGCTACGCGAACGAAAAACACTGTGTTATTCTAAGTCCGTAGAAATGCTGAAATACTCTATTCGATTATTACTTCACTACTTGAAGTATCGTTTTATCCTGGTGTTTGATTAATTCATACCGCACTCAGCAACGCCAAACAAAAAATTCCCATCTTTCCCTATGATGTAGCAGCTGCTGAGTGGTTTGCTATGGAACGGGCAAGATTGACCACAATAGGTAAAAGTCATTTCTTTTGCAGATGGGCAAATTGCAGCGATCGCTCAGTTAACAATCTAATTTTGGTAACAAATAACATTATAGACTATACGGATTTTCAAAACCTAAAAATAGAAAACTGGTTAGTAATGTTACTTGGTACTCATAACGAGTATGAAATTGGCTATATATCTCAGCTTTGGACTTAGTACAGCAAAGCATTAATTCGTAGCTATTTTCAAACGCAGTGAGACGCTGTAGACGCTTTTGCGGCTTGCCACAGACTGGAAAACGCATAGCTACGCAGAGTTTTTTCAGAGGATTCCCTACGAACTTGCTGCCATTCTGTACTTAGTTGCTCTGTATATTAAACAACTTAACAAAAATTTCATAAAATTATGTGATATTCCCCTACCAATGGGAACAATAGCAAGGACAACAGCGTAACGATGTTTTTCATGCAGAGAATAGCTGTTGTCGAGCATCAAAGTTCTCAAAAACACGGATTAGGAGAGTTAGTATTGTCTATAGATGAGCGACTAAACCAAAATAATAGGCACTTCCAAGAAGATTCAGAAGAGAACTTAGCTTGGCTTCCCAGCACCTTTGCAGAAGTGGTTGCTACAGTAAAAAACTTTGCACTTGGGGAGTTTGACCGCGAAGTTGTTGAAAATCAGCTTTACTACCATACCCGCGAACATCTAAATCATGTACAGCGCCGAGCAAATGCCATTTTTCAGGTAATTTGTCCTTATTGGCAAGCGTCACTAGGTAACGAGCTTACACCAGAATACATAACACGCATAAATCTGCTACTAGAATTGTGTGCTGTTGCTCATGACATGATTCAGATTTTTGTTCCCCAAACCCAGCCTCATACTTCTAGACGGCGTGAACCTGGAGTAAGTGAAAATCTGACTTTTGAAAAACTATTAAATTATATAAAAGGAGTAAATCAGCAGTTAAAAGAGCATTGTATTGATAATTCTGTCCTATTTACAGATGCAGATATATCGATTATTCAAGATGCTATCGAAGCTACCATTTGCATCTACGATCCCTCTGACCAAGGTATTTATCAACCTGCCCTTTACGACCAAACAAGAGATTTATCAATTGTAGCTTATATCATTGCCCTTGCAGATATTGGTTCATTAGGGATCGATGGCATAGCTGCTTACAATCAGGAAGGTAGACTGCTTTTTTTAGAAGAGAATCCAGATGTCATACCTGTTATTTTAAATCAAACAGCTGCAACTTTAGCTGTAGAAAATCCAGAACTTTATGAGAACATCCGACAACGCCTTTTAAAACGCGCTCGCTTTCAAGTCAGTTTTGCAAAATCTCGATTCATCCGTTATCCCCAGGAAATTGCCAATCTTCCAAAAGAAGCAGTGGCAATTTTGACTTGTGAAACTTTTAAGCATTTAACTTTCCAGACAATTCAAGAGATCGAATTAACTACACCTACAGATGAAGATACATCTTTGGAAGAGTTGATTGATTTTTTTGAATTGGAATTGGTGATGGGGAATCATTTTTTAGCATTTTTAAATGCAGAGGTACGCTGAGGTTTTTCAAGATGATTCACTATGAACTTACAAAATTATGTGCTAAGACCTAAATAGCAATTATTAATTACCTCTTATGTTAATGTTACTTTTCTATATCGGCAGTAATGTATATGCAATAGAAAGTTCTTATGTAGTAGAAGTGATTCCGAGAGTAACATACAGAGAAGTTCATCATGTACCAAATTATGTAGCTGGATTATTTAATTATCGGGGTGCAATTGTTCCAGTGATTGACCTTTGTCAATTAATTCGAGGAACATCAAGTCAAGCCTACTTAAGTACCCGCGTCTTTATTGTTAGTTATCCTGCTCAAGAAACTGACAAATTTAAGTATGTCGGCTTGATGGCAGAACGAGTCATTAAAACAGTAAAAAAATCAACAAGCGAATTTTTAGCATCTGGTATTCAAACAAGTGAAGCACCCTATTTAGGAAAAATGATTATGGATGAATCAGGGATGATTCAACATATTGACTTAGAGCGCCTACTTAGCATTTTGAAACAGATTAATTTATTAGAAGCTGGAGTATAGCGTACAGATGTCCTTGACAGATATTGAAAAACTCTTAAGTAAAAAGATTGGCGTTGATTGTAATATTATTGGTTCGAGGAAAATTGCTAAAGCCGTAGAGAATCGCTGCTCTGCTTGTAGTTTAAGTGACCTAAAAAAGTATCTTCAACTTTTACAAACTTCCTCAGAAGAATTTACAGAACTAGTTGAACAAATAGTTGTCCCAGAAACATATTTTTTTCGCGATCGCAAATCATTTGATTTCCTGATCGACTTTGTGAAAACACAGTGGTTAACTAAATCTGGTCATGGCACACTGCGTCTGTTAAGTGTACCTTGCTCCACTGGTGAAGAACCTTATTCAATAGCTATCGCCCTTATGGAAACAGGCTTATCCACCTCACAGTTTCATATTGATGCCATTGATATTAGCAAACAGGCGATCGCTAAAGCACAGCAAGGAATTTATGGTAAAAATTCATTTCGGGGTGAAGTGTTGGTTGATCGAAATCGCTATTTTAAGCAAACATCAGAAAAATATGAAATCTCTCCATCGGTGCGAAATGCAGTGAATTTCAAGGAAGGAAATCTGATAAATATGTTTTTTAATGTGCAACTAAAGTATGATGTAATATTTTGCCGCAACTTGTTGATATATCTGGAAGATTCTGCCTGTACTGAGGTCTTAAAGACTCTGAATCGCCTATTATTGCCCAATGGATTACTCTTTGTTGGATCTGCTGAAACTGCAAAAGTTCCTAGTAATCTCTTTAGCTCGATTCGCCAACCTTTCACCGTTTATAGGAAGAAGGCAGAAGGAACGATAAGTAAGAGTTTGCATTATCCACCAATTGAAAATCGCCAAGTTGAAAATATCGGAGGAGCAAAAAAACAGAATAGCCAAACTAAAAAGGTAAGCTCTGAAACTTCTTCTATTTCTTACCCCCTATACTCTACTCCCAGCTTACCAGAAAGGCTGGTAAAAAATACCTCGTTTTTGTCAAATATTACCAATAGTTCAGAAACAGAACCATCTTTGAAAGAAACTCAGTTATCTATTCCAGAAAATAGTTTAAGTCTGGAACTAGCTAAACAATTAGCCGATGGAGGACAGATAGAAGCTGCAATCAAATATTGTAATGAATATTTGTTAAGTGTTTCTTCTACTAATGCCCAAGCTTATACCTTACTGGGGACATTGTATCAGGCAAAAGCGAACTACATTCAGGCTGAACAATTTTTCCGAAAAGCACTTTATTTAAATCCCAATGATTACGAAGCACTGATACACCTTGCTCTTTTAAAAGAACATCGTGGCGATTTAGTTGGTGCATCCATTCTGAGAGAGCGAATTCAGAAGCTACAGCAAAATTTTTAACTATCAACATGACAAGACAGGTAAACAATGATGGTGAGTAATGTGTTTAAAGATCAATCCTTACAAGGTCGGATCATGAATGCCTTTATGTTTATGGGGGCATTGGTTTTGATTGTGGCACTGGTTGGTTTAATTGGGACGTTTCGCTTGAGTAGTAATATTGATACGTTAAGCAATAATAGTTTGCCAAGCCTAGTAGGGTTGTGGAAAGTCAATGAAGGACAAACTCAAATTGAGTCCTCAGAACGGGCTTTATTAGTTGCGGGATTGACTCTACAGGAACGACTTGCCGAATTAACTCGAATTAAAAATGCTTGGGATCAGATTGACGATGGATTTAAGGAATATGAAACCACTCCCCGAAGCGCCGAGGAAGATAGAGTCTATAAAAAACTCCAAGAAAACTGGAGTAAATGGAAAAACGATCATGAGGAATTTCTCAAGCTCAATCAGCAATTTGAGAGTTTCGGAATTTTTCATCCCTATAGCAGAGAGGTAGAACTTCTAAGTCAAAACCAGGGAGCTTCTCCAGAAATGATAACTGTTAAAAAAGCCGCAGATGCTTTCGATCAACTCCGCGATCGCGCCAAACTAAATCGCGTGACATTTGAAGCGGCAACTGAGTCAATTTTATCAGACTTAAAAATTAACGAGAATACTGGTACTCAAGCTGAAAAAGACGGGGAACAAGATAGTAATCAGTCCAAATTCTGGTCTGTCGTTGCAATGATACTAGGGCCTGCGATCGCAATTATCTTAGGACGGTTTATCAGCCAAGCTTTAATTCGTCAGATTCAAAAGTCTGTTGTGCAAATTACTACCTCTACCACTCAAATCGCCGCATCCGGTAAGGAATTAGAGGCTACAGTCGCAGAACAAGTTGCTTCCACCAATGAAGTCACAGCAACTGCTCTAGAAATTGCCGCCACCTCTAAAGAACTGGTAAAAACGATGGATCAGGTGGCGGGAATGGCTCAAGCCACAGCAACCTCAGCAAACCATAGCCAAGATGAACTCTCAAAGATGGAAGGGGTGATGCGACAACTCACAGAAGCTACCGTCTCCATCTCTTCCAAGCTGGGAGTGATGAATAATAAAGCCAGCAATATTAACAATGTGGTGGTAACAATTACCAAAGTTGCGGATCAGACTAGCATCTTGTCGCTAA
This genomic interval from Nostoc sp. KVJ3 contains the following:
- a CDS encoding methyltransferase domain-containing protein, whose translation is MSAEFLLSFNKDVLLIAPNESEQITLVSGERQLTFKNAQPGLIYALESLKKAEITAAELKQFVLDKDGFEARIKFIHHLKKLINLGWISHYLVVDGDKIATAIPVTSNYEFPQLKVAPENKYILSRFAVSHQNQGKIILKSSYSPAEIVLDWRGGALVSLLSIPQTLDQISAQIPGISPKVIEPFLSLLLGHAMLAEVQANGEIVEAFTKNQKRKNANDYKWLIPRHFTSKPTEQEKLSWDEIHKDYEKHIFSVTPDTNLCEAIIHPSVRVPNFDIPNSPDIQVLIPGCGSEVYIQKKLLEFCPKIQQIFCTDFSSNAISKGQENLQEFSRKLNLKADQFVFEEADSTKLTEQKSDWKSKFDYVIVVNAVVSDDDLKNRQMIREFYQVLKPGGKIYGFFPTIYCDLEIAYLDSSKSHWLTDSIINLTDSANYYHKNRYNRQILYTPLRLNRIFQEAGFQRLGFEVFFNDSDNTANNYREKLEINDLDIVHWQFLVRYQKP
- a CDS encoding Nif11-like leader peptide family natural product precursor; amino-acid sequence: MSQQALEFFTKVNTDAALQQEVNTALEGKEDMEAANAFVWVGAKHGYEFTAEEAAAKYQEIIAAADEELEEEALEKVAGGKPGQGLGVQTYAQ
- a CDS encoding chemotaxis protein CheW; this encodes MLMLLFYIGSNVYAIESSYVVEVIPRVTYREVHHVPNYVAGLFNYRGAIVPVIDLCQLIRGTSSQAYLSTRVFIVSYPAQETDKFKYVGLMAERVIKTVKKSTSEFLASGIQTSEAPYLGKMIMDESGMIQHIDLERLLSILKQINLLEAGV
- a CDS encoding CheR family methyltransferase; this translates as MSLTDIEKLLSKKIGVDCNIIGSRKIAKAVENRCSACSLSDLKKYLQLLQTSSEEFTELVEQIVVPETYFFRDRKSFDFLIDFVKTQWLTKSGHGTLRLLSVPCSTGEEPYSIAIALMETGLSTSQFHIDAIDISKQAIAKAQQGIYGKNSFRGEVLVDRNRYFKQTSEKYEISPSVRNAVNFKEGNLINMFFNVQLKYDVIFCRNLLIYLEDSACTEVLKTLNRLLLPNGLLFVGSAETAKVPSNLFSSIRQPFTVYRKKAEGTISKSLHYPPIENRQVENIGGAKKQNSQTKKVSSETSSISYPLYSTPSLPERLVKNTSFLSNITNSSETEPSLKETQLSIPENSLSLELAKQLADGGQIEAAIKYCNEYLLSVSSTNAQAYTLLGTLYQAKANYIQAEQFFRKALYLNPNDYEALIHLALLKEHRGDLVGASILRERIQKLQQNF
- a CDS encoding methyl-accepting chemotaxis protein, whose amino-acid sequence is MVSNVFKDQSLQGRIMNAFMFMGALVLIVALVGLIGTFRLSSNIDTLSNNSLPSLVGLWKVNEGQTQIESSERALLVAGLTLQERLAELTRIKNAWDQIDDGFKEYETTPRSAEEDRVYKKLQENWSKWKNDHEEFLKLNQQFESFGIFHPYSREVELLSQNQGASPEMITVKKAADAFDQLRDRAKLNRVTFEAATESILSDLKINENTGTQAEKDGEQDSNQSKFWSVVAMILGPAIAIILGRFISQALIRQIQKSVVQITTSTTQIAASGKELEATVAEQVASTNEVTATALEIAATSKELVKTMDQVAGMAQATATSANHSQDELSKMEGVMRQLTEATVSISSKLGVMNNKASNINNVVVTITKVADQTSILSLNAAIEAEKAGEYGAGFAVVAREIRRLANQTAVATLEIEQIVKDMQSAVTVGVMEMDKFNKSVSDSVERVSKISYQVAEVINKVQSLPPRFEQVSQSIEEQSEGAQQISEAMGQLSQASEQTVDALRETNNALEQLDDAARGLRHSISSRN